In Halobaculum magnesiiphilum, the following proteins share a genomic window:
- a CDS encoding hybrid sensor histidine kinase/response regulator has product MADTLDAIRVLHVDDEPEFAELVATFLEREHDRIEVRGASDAEAGLEVLADHDMDCIVSDHDMPGKDGIEFLRSVREEYPDLPFLLFTGKGSEEVASDAISAGVTDYIQKGGGTDQYALLANRIVNAVEAVQSRRMLTERTRRLETLIGNLPGVVYRCRNEPSWPMETVDGEAEALTGYTAAELESNRVDWGNEVIHPDDRDAMWDAVQEGLADDGAFEVTYRILTRDGDTKWMWERGRGVYADDGTLEALEGFITDVTERKEREDRLEQTTARLEALFEESPDMIDIHDAEGNVLDANPQFFAETGYTEEEVTSMKVWEIDRTLDPATAREIWEDMAVGDRREMEGEYTRRDGSTFPVTIHIRRLDLDGSDRYLVSSRDVSERKRRDRKLERLRERSRALNYTRTVEETAQLSTDAAAEIIGAELSSVHLLNDAGDRLEPVSIADSVEEVFGDPPSYDRSAPQGTRSHFAWEAFRAGEPTHVRSVSDHDRVTEETPAESVLFHPVEDHGLFIISSTNAGAFTETDVLLVEILANYLEAALDRVTREETLRERQNRLELLHDATQELIRADSEGAIADRIVGAAEEILGFSVVVVRFFDPDRGELVPVAESDSVADVIPERRPFTADSGSLNWDSFEAGEVRVYDDIEANTGAVDSGTGLRSLMLLPLGSHGTVSVGETTPGAFDATDEFLARILTTAAETALDEHDRERRLRESRDELRRQNERLEEFVSVVSHDLRNPLNVATGRLDLARDDCDSENLDAVEHAHDRMEALIEDLLALAREDDTATDLAAVDPAATVRECWANVETGEASLAVEVDGAILADERRLRQLFENLVRNAVEHGGDGVTVTVGELDDGFFVEDDGVGIPAGRRESVFEAGYSTSNEGTGFGLRIVKQVADAHGWEIRATEGRDGGARFEVTGVASADE; this is encoded by the coding sequence ATGGCCGACACTCTCGACGCGATACGGGTGCTCCACGTCGACGACGAGCCGGAGTTCGCCGAGTTGGTCGCGACGTTCCTCGAACGCGAACACGATCGGATCGAGGTCCGCGGCGCGAGCGACGCCGAGGCGGGGCTGGAGGTGCTTGCCGACCACGACATGGACTGCATCGTGTCCGACCACGACATGCCGGGCAAGGACGGGATCGAGTTCCTCCGGTCGGTCCGCGAGGAGTATCCGGACCTCCCGTTCCTGTTGTTCACCGGGAAGGGGAGCGAGGAGGTCGCGAGCGACGCGATCTCCGCGGGGGTGACCGACTACATCCAGAAGGGCGGCGGCACCGACCAGTACGCGCTGCTCGCCAACCGGATCGTGAACGCCGTCGAGGCGGTCCAGTCGCGCCGGATGTTGACCGAGCGGACGCGGCGTCTGGAGACGCTCATCGGCAACCTCCCGGGGGTCGTCTACCGCTGCCGCAACGAGCCGAGTTGGCCGATGGAGACCGTCGACGGGGAAGCCGAGGCGCTGACGGGGTACACCGCCGCGGAGCTGGAGTCGAATCGCGTCGACTGGGGGAACGAGGTCATCCATCCCGACGACCGCGATGCCATGTGGGACGCCGTCCAGGAGGGGCTCGCGGACGACGGCGCGTTCGAGGTCACCTACCGGATCCTGACGCGCGACGGGGACACGAAGTGGATGTGGGAGCGGGGCCGCGGCGTGTACGCTGACGACGGGACCCTCGAGGCGCTGGAAGGGTTCATCACCGACGTCACCGAGCGAAAAGAGCGCGAGGACCGGCTGGAACAGACGACCGCCCGCCTGGAGGCGCTGTTCGAGGAGTCGCCGGACATGATCGACATCCACGACGCCGAGGGGAACGTCCTCGACGCGAACCCCCAGTTCTTCGCGGAGACGGGCTACACCGAGGAGGAGGTCACCTCGATGAAGGTGTGGGAGATCGACCGGACGCTCGATCCCGCCACCGCACGCGAGATCTGGGAGGACATGGCGGTCGGCGACCGGCGGGAAATGGAGGGGGAGTACACCCGGCGCGACGGCTCGACGTTCCCCGTCACCATCCACATCAGGCGGCTCGATCTCGACGGGTCCGATCGGTACCTCGTGAGCAGTCGCGACGTGTCCGAACGCAAGCGTCGTGACCGCAAGCTCGAACGCCTCCGCGAGCGTTCGCGCGCGCTCAACTACACCCGGACGGTCGAGGAGACGGCGCAGCTGTCGACGGACGCCGCCGCGGAGATCATCGGGGCCGAGTTGAGCTCCGTCCACCTCCTGAACGACGCGGGCGACCGACTGGAGCCGGTCTCGATCGCCGACTCCGTCGAGGAAGTGTTCGGCGATCCCCCGTCGTACGATCGATCCGCACCTCAGGGGACCCGGTCACACTTCGCGTGGGAGGCGTTTCGGGCCGGCGAGCCGACGCACGTCCGTTCGGTGTCAGACCACGACCGGGTGACCGAGGAGACGCCGGCCGAGAGCGTCCTGTTCCACCCGGTCGAGGATCACGGCCTGTTCATCATCTCGTCGACGAACGCCGGCGCGTTCACCGAGACCGACGTCCTCCTCGTCGAGATCCTCGCGAACTACCTCGAGGCCGCCCTCGACCGCGTGACCCGCGAGGAGACGCTCAGGGAGCGCCAGAACCGGCTCGAACTGCTGCACGACGCGACGCAGGAACTCATCCGGGCGGACTCCGAGGGGGCGATCGCCGACCGGATCGTCGGGGCGGCCGAGGAGATCCTCGGCTTCAGCGTCGTCGTGGTGCGGTTTTTCGACCCCGACAGGGGCGAGTTGGTTCCGGTCGCGGAGTCCGACTCGGTCGCGGACGTGATCCCCGAGCGCCGCCCGTTCACCGCCGACTCCGGCAGTCTCAACTGGGACAGCTTCGAGGCCGGCGAGGTCAGGGTGTACGACGACATCGAGGCCAACACCGGCGCGGTCGACTCGGGGACCGGGCTCCGGAGCCTCATGTTGCTCCCCCTGGGCTCGCACGGAACCGTCTCCGTCGGCGAGACCACGCCCGGCGCGTTCGACGCGACCGACGAGTTCCTCGCGCGGATCTTGACGACGGCCGCGGAGACGGCGCTCGACGAGCACGATCGCGAACGTCGGCTCCGCGAGAGCCGCGACGAGCTCCGGCGGCAAAACGAGCGGCTTGAGGAGTTCGTCTCCGTCGTCAGCCACGACCTCCGGAACCCGCTGAACGTCGCCACCGGCCGGCTGGACCTCGCCCGCGACGACTGCGACAGCGAGAACCTCGACGCCGTCGAGCACGCGCACGACCGGATGGAGGCGCTGATCGAGGACCTCCTCGCGCTGGCGCGGGAGGACGACACGGCGACCGATCTCGCGGCCGTCGACCCCGCGGCGACGGTCCGGGAGTGCTGGGCGAACGTCGAGACGGGCGAGGCGTCGCTCGCCGTCGAGGTCGACGGGGCGATCCTGGCCGACGAACGACGACTCAGGCAACTGTTCGAGAACCTCGTCCGCAACGCGGTCGAACACGGCGGCGACGGGGTCACCGTCACCGTCGGCGAGTTGGACGACGGGTTCTTCGTCGAGGACGACGGCGTCGGGATCCCCGCCGGCCGGCGCGAGTCGGTGTTCGAGGCGGGCTACTCGACGAGCAACGAGGGGACCGGCTTCGGACTGCGGATCGTCAAACAGGTGGCCGACGCCCACGGCTGGGAGATCCGCGCGACCGAGGGGCGCGACGGCGGCGCCCGGTTCGAGGTCACCGGCGTGGCGTCGGCCGACGAGTAG
- a CDS encoding DUF7474 family protein — MPRFAYPCPGCRTTNSLHDAGCDFEGTEWHHVEQAYTDILTVLVDGPVTESALQHAVHDEWSGLHRAALDVLRREGRVEETDAGLELLTAERYREEVSEPTREPMATIYREGSYPGCHDNAIFALIAWYEMVGLSWAETRQNVIEWLHRSGTWDRGGFEESSPEQLVDSKRHVYEAGYGWKEKAQAAKRVIERHG; from the coding sequence GTGCCCCGGTTCGCGTACCCCTGTCCCGGCTGTCGCACCACGAACAGCCTGCACGACGCCGGCTGCGACTTCGAGGGGACCGAGTGGCACCACGTCGAGCAGGCGTACACGGACATCCTGACTGTGCTCGTCGACGGCCCGGTCACCGAGTCCGCCCTCCAGCACGCCGTCCACGACGAGTGGTCGGGGCTCCACCGGGCCGCCCTCGACGTACTCCGGCGCGAGGGCCGCGTCGAGGAGACCGACGCCGGCCTCGAACTGCTCACCGCCGAGCGCTACCGCGAGGAGGTGTCCGAGCCGACGCGCGAGCCGATGGCGACCATCTACCGCGAGGGGAGCTACCCCGGCTGCCACGACAACGCGATATTCGCGCTCATCGCTTGGTACGAGATGGTCGGCCTCTCGTGGGCGGAGACGCGCCAGAACGTCATCGAGTGGCTCCACCGCTCGGGGACGTGGGACCGCGGCGGCTTCGAGGAGTCGAGCCCCGAACAGCTCGTCGACAGCAAGCGCCACGTGTACGAGGCCGGCTACGGTTGGAAGGAGAAGGCGCAGGCGGCAAAGCGCGTGATCGAACGACACGGCTGA
- a CDS encoding MFS transporter — protein sequence MIAVVFLDLLGFGVVIPILPFYVRSFGVSDVFIGLIAATYSLAQFLAAPTLGRISDERGRRPVIAFSVAMAGVAWLVFGFATEVGAVAGTAAAVATLLLSRTLAGAAGGNISAAQAYIADVTPRDRRAGALGLVGAAFSLGFVFGPALGGLAASEEVVAGADALLPAFVPTTRFTLPSFLAAGLSFLAAGAAVLVLREPERTRTPEAPRRSLVAQFRDALSDDALRPLVASYFVASVAFAGIQVMFIPFAADFYGYDATAAAVFLTYIGVLGTINQGALVGPLERRLGAVRLAGIGGSALAASLGLLPFTPQIGAALPLAGDPGSGLLSGALVTGPTVALFAVGALLSFGNGALNVSLSTLVSERASDETQGAAFGVTQGAGSLGRTVGPPAAAAAYVLAYWSPFVAGAVLLVPVVWVLARGAATEPAGAW from the coding sequence GTGATCGCCGTCGTCTTCCTCGACCTGCTCGGCTTCGGCGTCGTCATCCCGATCCTCCCCTTCTACGTCCGGTCGTTCGGCGTCAGCGACGTGTTCATCGGGCTCATCGCCGCCACCTACTCGCTGGCGCAGTTCCTCGCGGCGCCGACGCTCGGGCGGATCTCCGACGAGCGGGGTCGCCGCCCGGTGATCGCCTTCTCGGTCGCGATGGCGGGCGTCGCCTGGCTCGTCTTCGGCTTCGCCACCGAGGTCGGCGCCGTCGCCGGCACCGCGGCCGCCGTCGCGACCCTCCTCCTGTCGCGGACGCTCGCCGGCGCCGCCGGCGGCAACATCTCCGCCGCGCAGGCGTACATCGCCGACGTGACTCCCCGCGACCGGCGGGCCGGCGCGCTCGGGCTCGTCGGCGCCGCCTTCTCGCTGGGGTTCGTGTTCGGCCCCGCGCTCGGCGGGCTCGCCGCCAGCGAGGAGGTCGTCGCGGGCGCGGACGCGCTCCTCCCGGCGTTCGTCCCGACGACGCGGTTCACGCTCCCGAGCTTCCTCGCCGCGGGGCTGTCCTTCCTCGCCGCGGGCGCGGCCGTGCTCGTGTTGCGCGAGCCCGAGCGAACGCGGACGCCGGAGGCGCCACGTCGGTCGCTGGTCGCGCAGTTCCGTGATGCGCTGTCCGACGACGCGTTGCGGCCGCTGGTGGCATCCTACTTCGTGGCGAGCGTCGCCTTCGCGGGCATCCAGGTGATGTTCATCCCGTTCGCCGCGGACTTCTACGGCTACGACGCGACCGCGGCGGCCGTCTTCCTCACCTACATCGGCGTCCTCGGGACGATCAATCAGGGCGCGCTCGTGGGCCCGCTGGAGCGCCGACTCGGCGCGGTCCGGCTGGCGGGAATCGGCGGAAGCGCGCTCGCGGCGTCGCTCGGGCTCCTCCCGTTCACCCCACAGATCGGCGCCGCGCTCCCGCTCGCGGGAGACCCCGGGAGCGGACTGCTGTCGGGGGCGCTGGTGACCGGACCGACTGTCGCGCTGTTCGCCGTGGGCGCGCTGCTGTCGTTCGGCAACGGCGCCTTGAACGTCTCGCTGTCGACGCTCGTCTCCGAGCGCGCCAGCGACGAGACCCAGGGGGCGGCCTTCGGCGTCACGCAGGGCGCCGGGAGCCTCGGCCGGACCGTCGGCCCGCCGGCCGCCGCCGCGGCGTACGTGCTGGCGTACTGGTCGCCGTTCGTCGCCGGCGCGGTGCTGCTGGTTCCGGTAGTGTGGGTGCTGGCCCGCGGCGCGGCGACCGAACCGGCGGGAGCGTGGTGA
- a CDS encoding HAD family hydrolase: MTVDTAIWFDLDGTLLRFPEYGAVVARACGAVGVDAVDDFREAYDDAFFDHLDALDPEPYRRAAAAGLAAVGSDAAAPEFVAALRDAEYDAMPAPPAVRETLAGLAGEEDVAVGVCTNGVSDWQRGKLRAAGLAEYVDATVVSDEAGAHKPDPAPFERAEAAIDATRRVMIGDGEDADVAGARERGWEAVHVEGPADVPEAVDSVR, from the coding sequence GTGACCGTCGACACCGCCATCTGGTTCGACCTCGACGGCACGCTCCTGCGGTTTCCCGAGTACGGCGCGGTCGTGGCGCGCGCCTGCGGCGCCGTCGGCGTCGACGCCGTCGACGACTTCCGGGAGGCCTACGACGACGCGTTCTTCGATCACCTCGACGCGCTCGATCCCGAGCCGTACCGCCGCGCGGCCGCCGCCGGGCTCGCGGCGGTCGGCAGCGACGCCGCCGCCCCCGAGTTCGTCGCCGCGCTGCGGGACGCCGAGTACGACGCGATGCCGGCGCCCCCCGCCGTCCGGGAGACGCTCGCGGGGCTCGCGGGCGAGGAGGACGTCGCCGTCGGCGTCTGCACGAACGGCGTGAGCGACTGGCAACGGGGGAAGCTCCGCGCGGCCGGCCTCGCGGAGTACGTCGACGCGACCGTCGTCAGCGACGAGGCGGGCGCGCACAAGCCCGACCCCGCGCCGTTCGAGCGCGCCGAGGCGGCGATCGACGCGACCCGCCGGGTGATGATCGGCGACGGCGAGGACGCGGACGTGGCGGGCGCCCGCGAGCGCGGCTGGGAGGCGGTTCACGTCGAGGGTCCCGCGGACGTGCCGGAGGCCGTCGACTCTGTTCGATAG
- a CDS encoding DNA polymerase sliding clamp, which produces MFKAIVSASTLRDALDSVSVLVDECKIRLNEDELAIRAVDPANVGMVDLTLEAAAFESYEADGGVIGVNLNRLEDIAGMANSGDLVQLELDEETRKLHIQIDGLSYTLALIDPDSIRQEPDIPDLDLPAEIVVEGAQIARGITAADMVSDHIRLRVDEAEEAFFIEAEGDTDDVDLRLDREDLIDLQAGPADSLFSLDYLKDMNKAIPKDAEVRVELGEEFPVKLHYEFGEGMGQVTYMLAPRIQSD; this is translated from the coding sequence ATGTTCAAGGCCATCGTGAGTGCGTCTACCCTCCGCGACGCGCTCGACTCGGTGAGCGTGCTGGTCGACGAGTGCAAGATCCGGCTCAACGAGGACGAACTCGCGATCCGCGCCGTCGACCCGGCCAACGTCGGCATGGTCGATCTCACGCTCGAGGCCGCCGCGTTCGAATCCTACGAGGCCGACGGAGGGGTCATCGGGGTCAACCTCAACCGCCTGGAGGACATCGCCGGGATGGCGAACTCGGGCGACCTCGTCCAGCTAGAGCTCGACGAGGAGACCCGCAAGCTCCACATCCAGATCGACGGCCTGAGCTACACGCTCGCGCTCATCGACCCCGACTCCATCCGCCAGGAGCCGGACATCCCGGACCTGGACCTTCCGGCGGAGATCGTCGTCGAGGGCGCCCAGATCGCCCGCGGGATCACCGCCGCCGACATGGTGAGCGACCACATCCGCCTGCGCGTCGACGAGGCCGAGGAGGCGTTCTTCATCGAGGCGGAGGGCGACACCGACGACGTGGACCTCCGGCTCGACCGCGAGGACCTCATCGACCTGCAGGCCGGCCCGGCCGACTCGCTGTTCAGCCTCGATTACCTCAAGGACATGAACAAGGCCATCCCGAAGGACGCGGAGGTCCGGGTCGAACTCGGCGAGGAGTTCCCGGTGAAGCTGCACTACGAGTTCGGCGAGGGCATGGGACAGGTAACCTACATGCTCGCGCCGCGCATCCAGAGCGACTGA
- a CDS encoding DNA adenine methylase, with translation MVEPILKWAGGKRQLLPEITGRFPVEFERYHEPFVGGGAVYFHLEPEGGSINDLNDRLVTLYEVIRDRDPEALIAENRSHEHDEEYYYDARDEFNELHELDDKTADERLREASLFVYLNRTCFNGLYRENNSGEFNVPVGRYANPDWVQADRIRALHDVLRDTAIHNGDFEYVREEASEGDLVYFDPPYEPVSTTADFTDYHAEGFDRDDQRRLRDLAVDLDAMGVSVVLSNSPPVAELYEDAEGFTVHVVEATRAINSDADNRGEVAEVLITNVPEARQRRTTLSTFE, from the coding sequence ATGGTCGAGCCGATCCTCAAGTGGGCCGGCGGCAAACGCCAACTCCTCCCGGAGATCACGGGCCGGTTCCCCGTCGAGTTCGAGCGGTACCACGAGCCGTTCGTCGGCGGCGGCGCCGTCTACTTCCACCTCGAACCGGAGGGCGGCTCGATCAACGACCTCAACGACCGGCTGGTGACGCTGTACGAGGTCATCCGCGACCGCGATCCCGAAGCCCTGATCGCGGAGAACAGGTCCCACGAGCACGACGAGGAGTACTACTACGACGCCCGCGACGAGTTCAACGAGCTCCACGAGCTCGACGACAAGACCGCGGACGAACGGCTCCGGGAGGCGTCGCTGTTCGTCTACCTGAACCGCACCTGCTTCAACGGCCTCTACCGCGAGAACAACAGCGGCGAGTTCAACGTCCCCGTCGGCCGCTACGCCAACCCCGACTGGGTGCAGGCCGACCGGATCCGCGCGCTCCACGACGTGTTGCGGGACACGGCGATCCACAACGGGGACTTCGAGTACGTCCGCGAGGAGGCGTCGGAGGGCGACCTCGTCTACTTCGACCCGCCGTACGAGCCGGTGTCGACGACCGCGGACTTCACCGACTACCACGCCGAGGGGTTCGACAGAGACGACCAGCGACGCCTGCGCGACCTCGCGGTCGACCTCGACGCGATGGGCGTCTCGGTCGTCCTCTCGAACTCGCCGCCGGTCGCGGAGCTGTACGAGGACGCCGAGGGGTTCACCGTCCACGTCGTGGAGGCGACGCGGGCGATCAACAGCGACGCCGACAACCGCGGCGAGGTCGCGGAGGTGCTGATCACGAACGTCCCCGAGGCCCGCCAGCGACGGACGACGCTGTCGACGTTCGAGTGA
- a CDS encoding winged helix-turn-helix domain-containing protein produces MDLTLDPFPLTCWKPVSDSGRRNGVRRKAALVEELLDDLGVYLPAGHERIQNAPLLNTCCEIQQRREFTQLLYIAPLQHRSVMSTEFKSDGRENDESYPENAPLVHVFGSSGKVKIISALLSEHDRDLNVSDIADIGDVARSTVYENIDDLCEMDVVVKTREVGGGPMYQINTENEMVAHIREVRDLGLERLLELEK; encoded by the coding sequence TTGGATCTCACGCTCGACCCGTTCCCTCTCACCTGCTGGAAACCAGTCAGTGACAGCGGTAGGCGAAACGGGGTTCGCCGCAAAGCGGCGTTGGTAGAGGAGCTTCTGGATGACCTTGGTGTGTATCTGCCGGCCGGTCACGAGAGGATACAGAACGCCCCTCTACTTAATACTTGTTGTGAAATCCAACAGAGGCGTGAGTTTACCCAACTACTATATATCGCGCCATTACAACATCGTAGTGTGATGTCGACCGAATTTAAGAGCGATGGGCGGGAGAATGACGAATCATACCCGGAAAACGCACCACTCGTCCACGTGTTTGGTTCGTCTGGCAAGGTGAAGATTATCTCGGCACTTCTGAGCGAGCATGACCGCGATCTGAACGTGAGCGACATCGCTGATATTGGCGATGTTGCCCGGAGTACCGTTTACGAGAACATTGACGACCTGTGTGAGATGGACGTCGTCGTCAAGACGCGCGAGGTCGGGGGCGGCCCAATGTACCAGATCAACACCGAGAACGAGATGGTTGCCCACATCCGCGAGGTTCGGGACTTGGGGCTCGAGCGGTTACTTGAACTCGAGAAATGA